GGGACTCTCGCAGCCATTATGGGATCCAGCACTGCCCACACTTGCGCCACAATCACCGGTGGAGccaccgcctccgccgccgccaccacccATCTGCTGAAGACCAGCTAGGCCGCCGCCGGACTTTAGGTCTAGCGAGCCGCCGATAGAGGAACGCGAACCACTGCCCGTTGTCATCTGTGCAATTGCCGGCGGAATACCGTGCTTGGAGACCAAGTGGCGCACCATGTGGTACTTGCGACGGAAACGAGAGCTGCAAAACTCGCAATTGAATCGGGGCGGAATGCCAATGCATTCATCGCGCATATGGCGCTGCAGATGGCGCTTGCGGAGATAACTCTTGTTGCAGACGGCGCAGTGGAAACGCTCCTTGTATTGATCCTGATCCGCATCATCGCTGCCAAAAACGCTGTGCTTGTAGTCGTACTTCAGGTCTGGTGGGTTCGAACCAAATCGAATCCCGGCGATCGGTGGTTAGTGGTGTGGTGTGTTGTGATGTGATGTGAATGGTGTGTATTTGTGTGGTTTTGGTGATGATGTCGGTGGTTTCGGGTTTGATTATTTGTGATTTGGGAAGATTAAAGtcgtttcgattcgatttgattggtttttggttttgatgTTTTGTGGGGGTTgtatgaaatgaaaatgaaaagaaaataaaaagaaacatGTGTGAAAAATCATAAACAAGGTCCAGAATTAGGCTTAATGTAATTGATTGGCATAAACAAGACTCAAATGTTCGCTTTCAATTTTGTTTATGAACTTAActtaaaactaaacttaaatgttaaattttgttgcatttgtttttgAGAAGTTGAAGGAAAACTAATACAAATTATACAATTCAATAACTAAATCAAGTTTACATAATGATACTAATTCATTATCAACATAAACTACAGCAGAGGCTACACTAAACAATTTTCAAGGaaaacaataattaaaataaatacatataaaatactttctataacaaaaatacataaaataagATTAAAAATATCTATTAAATAACGAATATCAAATACTTATCGGATTAGAATGTTagaaattgtaaacaaaactTGTAATTCAAGGTTAAaccttttaaattaaaaaaaaaacctaaaaGTTTTAAactttgttttaaaaattatacaatGGAATTTTGATTAAACattttgatcttttttttaatatgttttCCTAAAGGGGTTGTTTTGAGGTCTGGTGTTGTTGGTCTCCAAAGGTAATGGTAATTCTGGCATCATTCGCTCTAAAAAatacattattaaaaatttatatcGGTGATAAAAAATCAACTTTCATTTCAATAAATATTCGTACACATATATTTAACTTCAGATATTGACTTAGCACAGACACAGAACAATAGAGCGAGATTAAACAACGTTTCTTAACTAGAATAAGGATGTTTTACGTAGATGTATAACAGCCAATTTGATCTCGATCTTGGAATCACATTCCGCCTAAATCCTAGACTTTCTTCAGCTGATGAATGCCGTGCTTCTGCCTAAGGTGCAGCTTCAAATCGTATCGCCACGAACAGCTAAAGTTGCAGAACTCGCAATGAAACTGAACACTGGTCTTTTTGGCCGCCAAGGATGAGCTGCTATTGCCGCTACTGTTGTTGGTGTTggcgttgctgctgctgcttgtgtTGCCGCTGGCAGAAATGTGATTACGCTGCGGTTTGCTGGTAGACGACGTACGTATGCCGCTATTCAGCAGATTGGCCAACTGAAAGGAGGCTGCTGCCGCAGACATGTGACAACCACTGCAGTTGCTGACGTTGCAATGgagctgctggtgctgctgacCGGTCACTTGCAAGTGGTTTACAATGGCCTCCGCCTGGCCAGAGTTTCCACATTTGAACATTCTGCGTATCGTTACTTCTGGCTCGCATATctcagcagcagcaccgcagttgctattgctgctgctgttgctgtgatgctgctgcagcaagTTCTGATGGTTGAGGTTCTGGTGGTTTGCTGTGCTGGCTGCGGTCTGATGCTCCGCCGGCTTCTTGCTGGCCGCACTGGCCGCTGCTATAACTGCCGTGGCATAATTACAGTAAAGCGTCCTTAAATCTGTAAGAATTGTGATTGGGTTTTTGTCTAAGATTTGCTGAGACTGTTTAACGATTCTTACAGAGAGTACAGAGAGAGTCAGAGAAAGGAGTAGAGTTGAGAAATAGAGATATGGCGGGTGGTGTTGTGTGGATATGTTCGTGTTGTGTCCTCGATGTtctattgtttttctttctttcttttttgaCTTGATTGGGGTTTGGTTGGGTTTCATTTTTTACAGTGTGTTGTTGTTTGGCTTATAGCTACGCTTTGTATTATGCAATATATAATGTGGATTAGGTTAACCGACGCCGCCATTACATGGATATACATTTTGCCGCAGTTAAAACTTAAGTTAAACTTAAAGGTAAACACAAAAATAATCAACTTTGGCACCAACGAAATGTTCGAGAAAATGTTATTTACCAAAAAATTatcaagaaattaaattacaattGAAACTGTGTCTCAACTTTTTCGTATTTGTTTCATGCATCAATTGAAAAACGCATTTGTTGTGGTTTGGTTTATAAAAAAcgttgcatttatttttagttaatagctttctcctttttttattttatacaaaatatatatatactttttttgtaatattatTTGATTAGTTCTCAACTTTTTGATTTTGCGCTGGAAAAAGAAATACTCATATATTTTGGTTGTGCGACAGccaaataaatgtattaaacaTCATATAATAAATGCAGGAAAAATAAAGAATTTTGCAAGCCAAAAGGTCAAAGTTCAACCGCTGCTCTTTGGTTAATTTAATTAGTAGTAGTAGAGATTTTCAGTGGACAGGATAGCGTTCTTTACGCGTCTTTTACTCGAAATGGAGGTAGAGAGGAGAACCCGCCCCTCAGTTCAAATTGCTATCCCTCCTACAATCCCTCCCCGTTAAGCAGTTCAGTGGAGGTAGTGGAGTTGCCGCTGGCCAccactgcagctgcagctgccacTTGATGGAGAGCCTGCTGTAGAAGGGCCTGCTGCCGCAGTTGCTGCCGGTAATAGTTACTGGTGGACTCCTCTgttgttatatgtgattgcTGATGCTGCGGGAGTTCATCCTCATCGTCATCTTCGACTAGGTAGGCGTGCTGATGATCCTCATCCGCAGCGGCCACAGATCCATCGTCCAGCATGTCCACCAGATCTACAATTTCCGTCTCGGGCTTCTGATCCTCTCCGTCGCCGGCTGAGGCAGCCGCAGCTGCAGCTCTTTGCTGACGCTTGAACAACGATCGCATGGCTATCTCCGGATGCTTTTTGCGTACATGCTGGCGCAGATGATCTGCCCGCTTCGTGCGATGACCGCAGACGGAGCACACCATGCTCTTTCCCTTGCCGCACTCCTGGCGCAGGTGGCGCCGCAAGGTTCCGTGCCTTCGATAAGTTCTATAGCACTGCGGGCACGTAAAGCTCTCCTCCTGACCCCCACTTCCTGCTCCGGCACCTACACTATTTCCGCCGGCTAATAATCCTTGAAAGTGATCAAATTGCGGCGCATGAAAGTGATGCAAGGATCCCGATCCCTGGTGATAGTCATCGCTGCTGCCATCCATCAGCTCCAGCTTGCTGCCATTTAGATGATTCTGCTGGCTTGAGGAGGAGTCGTCTATCAGCTGCAGGcctgaaatttgtttttgtttttcgtttggtattttcatattttctcAGTTTCGAATTCTGTTTTCTATAATTTTCCTTGCGATTTTCTGTTTTTAAAACGTTAATTAAAcgttaattttatttttggtaaatCATGCGTTTACTTCATTATCGAAGGTTAAGATTTGGTTTCGTTTAgttgtttatttttcaagGCAAAACAAgcaatttgttattttttagtttttcaaaATGCCAGATTAGTTTCGAAagcattattatttttgtttcgtggtaaattaataaattaatttctgcTCGgcattaaacaaaaacaaatttcaaacaggcatatatgtataaaaaaacAATTGCACAGCAGCATGGCAAAATAAAAGGGAAGGAGAGCGGGCGTTAGGTTAAAGATTAATCTTAGGTGGAGCAAGATGTAGAAAGGTGGGTCGGGATTTAGAGAAAAGACAGATACCTCATCACGAGAAAAGGGAGTTTTCCTTTGTTGGTGTGTTGTTTGTTCGGGTGTGTGATTTATGAAAAAAGGAGCTTATATGGAGAGAAAATGTAAGTGTGGATCTGTTTTTGAGCAAGCAAAAATATAACATATACAGATATCATATGGCTTTATAGGTGGTTGATCATGGGACACGCGAGAAAGAAGTCGAGTCAAAATTGAAGAAAAGAGTTCCCAGGGCAATTTATAAATTGGCATCGTTATCTTAACGTTTTTAATGGCTTTTTTGATCAGtctaaaacaaatatttggtATTGTGCTTCTTGACCTTGCAATGCCGATTCAGCGAGTCCTTACGCTTGAATCCAGCATCGCAAACCTGACACCGGAAGTTCTCCAGCATCCCGCACTCGAACTCCAGGTGCCGTTTCAATGCGGATAACCTGGTGTAAGCGTTCGGACACTGTGGACACTGGAGCTTCCCATCGTCCCGCATATCCGCGTTTCTCGCCAGATTCGCCGCCGAGCTGCTCCGCACCGTTGGCGGTGGAATGCTCTTCTTGGTGGTGCTGCTACTACTGTTTGCCGCCTTCCTTCTCCGCGATCGCAGCTTTCCACGTCGCAGTTGCACCACAGGTGTAACCACTGCAAGTGGTGGCGAAGCTGGCGGCGATTCAACAACCACGGGTGGCGGTATCGGTGGCGGCGGCATTTCGCTGTCATAGTAAAACATTTGATTCAAACTCAATTCGAGCAGACctgcaattaaatgtttgAGCAAAGGGGAGATAGAGAAACAAAACACataaaagccagaaaaacaGAGAACAGAATGGAAAAAAGCGAGCAATCGACAGACAAAGctttatatttcaaacacACAAACTTCGAAAATCACAGTGTTGCCAACTTCACTATCTTAACGTTATATGCAAGGTCAAACCAGACTGTCTGTGTGACATATcaaagaaatcaaaacaatgGTGTAATTTTTTCctaatgtttttgtttagcAATAGTATGAAAATGTTTTACAAATTTCATCAATTCTAGATCAATCGCTAAAGAATACTCTCAAATTCCCAGTTTTAAGCAATGTAATTTCCAATGATCAGAAAATGTAAAGTATTTATTGAAGTCTATTAGCTAAACTACATCTAACAGTCAGTCTACATCTACGAGTCATGGACACATCATGCCTAATTAAGAAATGCACTAAACAAAATTGTCTCTAGGTTATGGATAATTGTAAttcttaaataattaaatctCTCGTCTACTTGAATTGATTGTCTTGTCTATGAAGTACATAAAATTGTTTGCTGGCAACACTGGAATCCCTTCAATCACTCAATCAAATCCACTTCTAACCACTTCACCTGGTCCACTCAACTTCCACTTAGCCACGATCTAAGATACAGAAGAACCACAAGTTGAAAATCTACCCAAGTTTATTGTAGTTTTATGTTGAGTGTGTTGTGTTCTAATAAGATGAGTGTACGGGTGTTTTACATCGGTTACACTTTTATCCTTATAAACTGAACTATTCCCTCTTTTGGACGCCTTTGTGCACATAGTAGTAGTGATCTTGCAGCTTGAAATTATAGTGGAAACGACGTTCGCACATGCGGCACACATACTTCTTCGGCTGATTGCACTCTTTGCGCATGTGACGCCTCAATGTGCCTAGGACTTGGTAGCGACGTCCACACGTCTGGCACACGAATGGAGCCGCATCCGCCGAATCCGCCAACTtgcatttcgatttcgattttgatATGGAAGCGGTGGTAGCCGATGCGCTTGTGGATGTGGAGGGATCATTTTCACCGCTGCTGGTATTTCTAGAGGAAACGGAAATATCATCATCGGCTTTTGGGATACAGATTCATCATGAAAGGATCCAAAATCCAAGCGCCAATCGCCTATCAAAATTTACCTGCACGATGAAGAGGTAGCCGCCATCAACGTGCGCTTACGCCTGGACATCATGTGCGTGGCACTGACGGAAGTGGATATCGCCGTAGCGATGGCCAGGGTGGCCTTTCTTCTGGCCAGACGCATCGAGCTACCGCGCACCGCGGTGATTTTGGGCACAACCATTGAGTCTGCAACCAATGGAccaatatttcaaatgcggATAGGGGACAGAAAGACCCAAAAATATCGACTccgaaaccaaaaacaaatgaaaaaacAAACTGTGTATGCTTAACCTCTCACTGACAAACATTAGCTTCTagaaggaaaaacatttaaatccgaattttttttatacttttgCATTGTAGTTTAAGAAAATGTTCTTTTCTTTCATCgatttataaaaatcattgttgaataaaatttacaaagtaGCACATTCTTTGAGCGACAAGCAACACAGAGACTGAACACAAATTCATAAATAAGCATTTACGATCCAACAAACTTAAAAACCATTTTCCTATTAGGTATTTGTCTAGGTGGTTAAATGTTTTCTAGATTTGTTTACGTTTAAAGGTCAGTTTAATTTCTACTGTAAGCCGTTTTTGTCGAAGAAAAAAGCTCTATTCTGTCCTATCCTTCTATATAgccaagaaaaacaacaaatatgTAATGGGAATTAGCGCAAGAGAGGTAAGAAGTCTTAATATAAGATACATAATCCAACTACAACTAACTTAAGATGAGAGTAAATTCTTTCACATAAACTACATTAAAATGCGGATCCAAGGATACATGTATAACAAACGTTTAAATTTCTCCAAAAACATTCACACACATGAACTAACAAAAAGCAAGGACTGCAagtaaataatttgtttttccacTTGTGGTTTGCGTGATGTGATAAAAGCTTTGGGCACATTGCAAgttacacaaaaaaaataacaaaaatattatCTGTCGAATTTGCCTGTTGTTTTGCGTATGTATGCAACGTGCCTGTGTAAATTGGGTCAAGGCCATGCAAACAGCTTTCAACTGGGCCAAAACCAGAAATAGGGAGAGAAATGGTGGGCGTTAAAggcgaaaaacaaaattttcaaaaccTATTTTGGTAAAATCAGGCTATACGATTGCAAAACTATCTAATTTGCGCAATATCTTTATTTCACATAATTGCCATTACTACACTAGTGTTCATATCATATTACTAATGTACAAATAGTGCGAAACATTTAAGCAAAATACGTTTCCAACAACCGAACAGTTATGATTCAGCATTGACTCAAGTAAAATCAAGTCTCTAATAACGACTCTCTACCAACGCATACTTGGTTATACAACCTTAAGTCAAGCAAGATTATAAATTCTCGTCATAATGAAGCACTCTATCGAAAGTATCGCGAATAAAGCTGTTTTTCGAACCACTATCTCACACACCAATCAAAAACTTTCTGCGTGTGAAGAAATTCTCATCGAAAAATCCCAAACTTGATTATTTATGCAACCATTGCCTTTAATTGTTAAAGCAGAATCGCATCGTATCATTATTGACTTTACACGGATGCAgaacaaaattttaaaaatagcaaGCGCGAAGGAAACggcgaaaacaaacaaaaaatcaagCAAACGAGATACATTCACACAGATATGAACATTAATATTACCGCTTCAGTCGTCTGTCCTCTTCACCACCCCCATCCCGCGATCATGTGAACAATGCTgattaaagaaaaaattcacAACCTCACACATAGAAACACATTATAATTTAGCCGACCTTGAACTTGAACGAATGCTTCGGGCATTGTTGTATCATTTGTTGTTCTTTCTGATTAACAATTAACAGAACGAGCGTAGAAAGAGAGGGCCGGTAAAAGAGGATGGTTAGAATAGGATAAGGAGCTAAACCACAGCAGTTTCATGTAcattaaaattagatattctTTTTAAATATCTCACAGCGAACCAAAGAGTTTATAAATTAAGTGGGCAAACAAGATTGTCACAGAAGAACCGACTAACCAAAAGAGAGAAACATGGAGGGGAGAAAAGCTTTTAAAGCTTTTTAAGAATTACTTGCTTTATTGACCATTAAGAAGCGATTAGGGAAACCCCATGATTTTTTGCTTCAAAGGTTGATCGATTATTGCTTCGGATCAGTTATAGAAAGTGTTTTAAAactaataatatataaatataattagtTTGTCATACCACATATATCTTGCACAAATGGACCTTTCAACAAAAAATATCAAACGATCCATGAATTTAGGGTTTCCTACTAAGTTATTTAGTGACTCATCATTTCCACTTCCTCTGATTTTTCTTTTCATTGATTTGGCAAACAGGATAAATGTAAAAATGCAACGTTGCAGTGTTGTCTATATGGATATGTATGTAAGGATCGGTGGAATTTCTTGCGAGAATGTATTTTTCGGTGTTTGGTGTTTGTTTGGCAACGCTTCAAGCAATTTtgtaaaacaaacaaacgccaaacgcaaaatgaaattttaagaaaaatatatatacaatgtAAATTTAAGGTGTACACTTAGAAATAAATCGGAAGAGTAGAGACTGGAGGTTACACTATAGCTTACCCTGAAAGTCCATCgactcattttttttttttttttttttttttgaagagAGCGCTTGTAgatattttctttatatagCACATTACCTGGAATCGCTGTAAAATGATTTTGGTTTCTATGAGGTATGAATGTTGATCTGGGAAGGCGGATAATTGGTAATACTTGGAGGATTAAAGGAAGGGTTGATAGGATAGGATATTTTCGGAGTCAAAcaaaaatgaacttaaaataaaaaatttacttcattCTTGTCTTTTACTTCGCCCAACCGATACCGTTGGGCGGAGCATACTCACCTGGACACGCACCTGATATTTCCGTGACGCAGTTGGATGGTTGAGTACAGTTGGATCTCGTCAAGTTACCCAAAGCTGCAAGTGTACCTCACCATCTTGGATGGTTACGTGCTTTGTTTTGGCAACGACTTGAGACCTCCGGCAGCTGATCCTCCTCCAAAGCGGCGATCCTTCAGTACCAGGTTCCATCCGAGCGGTCTTCTAGCttattttttcacttttcacttaaCTCAATAAAGggttttttaaagtttttaacaACGACGTACATTTGAAGTTATGGGAAAAAGAATGCCCAAACTTACAAAATGTAAAAACGCGTAAGAAAGTTTCGCGCGCGTTACTTGCATCGGAAAAGCTTACAATCTAgctttaaaactaaaaacaaatcCGTAAGGAAAATAAACAATCAAAAAAAGTCCCGTCAAccaaaataaagcaaaatatatatgtatatatagagaTAGTactaaaatacaatttaaaacTGCATGCGtattttcataataatatgTAAAGTAAAAACATGTGTAAAAAACATTAGCACGCGCTGAGAGTTCTAAAGTAGAGGACAATCAAAATGGAATGGCACAAAGTATAGTATGACAAATGAAAGATTGAATGTGTTTGTTTGCGAAAGTTCTCGGGTGTGGTGTGATATGCTttgaaaatgcaaacaaaGTTAAGGCGAACAAACATAATCGAGTTTTGCTAGAAATGCTGGAAGTGTGGCCAAACTTTGCAATCTTTTGACACGACTGTACTGTGAGAGAGCTTTCTTTGTGAAGGGAAAATACATGTGGACGGAGCCctgcacactcacacacacgcactatACACACAAtggcacacgcacacaaacagcTTACAGAGGGAAATAGCGAGCGAGAGAGATCACAACGCACACAAATAGAACACTGTTGATACGTAAATTTAAACACTAACTTAAAAGATAAGGGCATTTCTTCGAGATTTCTGCCTAGGACAAAGCTGCAGTGTGGGTGgttgtgtgtttgtgggtgAGTCATTGTGACCATGGTTTATGAATTATTATGAAAGGTACtttcaatttatatttcctgTTTAATTACTCTGCAGCTAACGGCATAATGTCGGAAAGAGGGGAGTTCAGGTGGGGGAGGAAGAAAGATAGGGCGAGCAACTAAAAATGTTGGGAATGTATAATTATGCGATTTATATATACGGTAAGATAAAATTAAGCAAAAGTAAGAGTTAATCAAACACCAATTGTAATGAAACGTATTACGAAAATTCAACAACAAATGATCATACATGGaatcatacatatatatagataatGATAAAATGAGAATGTTAGGGGATGGTTGGTGGTTGGGTTTTGTGGTATATAGCAATTATATATGTTTGTGGTGTGAGTGGTAAAtgtttctcattttcttttcaaaagtgtgtgtgtgttaaaaattaattataatagatATGTACAAAAAAAGATTACTAGTTATACGAATTATGTGTgtcataattaaaaaaatattagttTTGTAAAAAATCATATTAAGTAAAGAAAGAGTTTTTAAGTAATACTTTCAACTTGCACAAATTATTCTTGTTTCGGGTTAATTTATCTGTGACGAATTGAGCGACgcaggcaaaaacaaaacattatCAAAACCAGCATTGCAAATTcctcataaaaaaaaactcaaataAGAGTCGTAAATTGTTGctcttcattattaattttgctgtttttcatattgttttttttttctctgcgcCAAACTCTCGCTCACAAATCTTGTTATTTTGGGTTTGTATTTGTACTTTTTCTTGTTGCTTGCTTTTTTCGTCTGCTATCTTGTTGAAAATCATATTTGAACAAATTCTACGACTTTTTCATCTTTTTTCTTCTTCAACGTTTTAGAGCTTTTTTCGGAGCACGACTTTTGTTTGTGTAGTGTACATTAAAATGGGCAaaagtaaatttgtatatttaaatgttgGTGTGAAAAAAATGGAGTTGTGACCTTGAAAAGTTGGATTTCAATCTTTAATCTGCATTTGAATTTAAGCTTGTTGTTTGTCGTGCTCGCTGATTCGAAAAAACATCTCGTCTAATACTTCTAGGCTAAGCTATACTTTTTGCTTTTTCATTTGTTCATAGCTCATATTATCGATTTCAGAGGCAACAAACACTCACCTTGGGGATCCCGTTGCTGTGCATCCTGTGCCATTAGTCCAAGTTCATCCTGAGATCTGTCGTGCTGCCATGTTGCATATGCTATTGGAGAAAAAACACATATTAGTTATAAGGAAACAAGAAAAAGAATAGGATGCAAACTCACTTTGACTAGATCCTTCGCCACCCTGGCTGGTGCCGGCCGTCTGGTCCAGCTCCTCCATTGTCATGTCCTCCTCGTCCAGTGTCAAATCCTCAACGTTCTCATCGTGCGCATCGTCATCGTATTCGGCTTTGGGTTCAATAACCATTTCGGAGCCCACTGATGACACGCTGTTGTCTTTGATCTTATGTTTGTGATTCGACGACGATTTGTCCACAACGCTGGCCAGCTGCTTTACCACAACTCCGGCATGGACGGCGGATGCAGAGGCGGAGGCGGAATTGGGTCCGCTGGCGGAGTTTGGTCCGCCAACGGCACTACCCTCATCAATGTCCTCGTCATCGCCTTGGACGCCTTGGGCGCCACCTTGGCTCTGGGCTTGTACATTCTCGGTGTTAATGGCATCGCTTGTGGTCTGCgcctgctgctggtgctgatgCAGATGGGCCTGTTGTACGGCGGCCGCTGACGCAGATGCTCCGCTCGCTGGGGCGGCTGTCGAGGATGTTAGTTTAGCGCTTTCAGTCTTTTTGGTAACGTTGGTGCTGGTCAatggctgctgttgttgggTCGACGACGCTTGGCTGCTGGTTCCGGCTGCCGGTCCGCTGGACAACTGGGTGGTGACCAAAGCGGAGACGGCCAAACCGGCGCCTGTCTGCTGGAGGATTGACTGATTCGAGGCGGCAGCTTGTAACACGGACGAGTTTGAGTTGTCGTGGGCatctacaaaaataaaaacaattttaataaataacttTATACTTAGAAAGAAATGTTGTTGTcttgaaataaatatattattagcaaagcaatttcaatttattgtGCCAAATTGAAGATTTTTGATTAACGCGAATTTCGTTTGAAGAACGTTGGaactttttatatatttagcAATATGTAAGATAATCCTAATCGCTTGACAACTCACCATTCTCCATGCTGCGACGTCGGACTTTTCGGCGACGACGCGACGGACTCGAGGAGCCCTCGCGCGAACCGGACACATCGCCAGACGTATCCATCGCACCGCCGGTGGCCAGTCGAGCCCGCTTCGTTTGCTCCAGTGTGTAGGCACCGCTCAGCTTACCGCCGCGATGATGGCCGGAGGACTCTGGCTTGGGAGCTGCTCCGCCGCCAGTGCGATTGTCCGACAGGCCCTTGATCTGCAGCGATTCGGCGGCCTTGAGCAGAGCGGCCAGCTGATCCTGCGAGATATTGACCTCGCCGCGGTACATGTAGTCCATCATGGCGCGCAGCTCTTGGTACTTGACATCCTTGAGTATAAAGATGGGATGTTTGTCGTACTGTTCTTGTAGTAAGGTCTGCGAAAAGTGTATTTTGAGTGTTAAAAGAGTTTTCCGAAACTATTAATTTGGCAACACTTACAGCAAAGTAGGGACTGCATGCTGACAGCACCACCTTGTGGGCCTTGAGAAATTTGCCCTCGGCGGCTAGCGTGCAATCGACTAGAGTCTCGTTCTCCAGCAACGTGTCGAACACGCTGATCAGTGTGCTCTGGTGGTTGTTCCACCGCAAACAAAACTGCTGATCGTCATCCATTTTGGTTTCTTGGGTGGTTGGATGGGGTTGTTGGAAATGGATCCTGGGGGTTTGGGCCCACGACCTTGGGGCCGAACGTCGAGCGCTCTCTCTGACTTGCTGTTTTTTTCGCCACTCGTTCTTTGATTAATATTTGGCCAAACTTAGGTTtctaaacaaaataaacagcTTTCGCCTTTGGTTCttttttcagttttgtttAGTGTGTCAGCAGTTATGCTACAAAGAGAAAGAAgacagaaaacaaaattagTAACGCAAAAAAACTCGCAATGCGGCCCAAGGTCAAGTTCATGTTTAATTTCAGCGCAGCAATAACAATATCTTTCATCTCTTTTGCGCGCTTGAAATTTCAGCTAGATTATTATTGTTGCTTAGCCTTTGCA
This genomic interval from Drosophila mauritiana strain mau12 chromosome 2R, ASM438214v1, whole genome shotgun sequence contains the following:
- the LOC117137748 gene encoding longitudinals lacking protein, isoforms A/B/D/L isoform X18 — encoded protein: MDDDQQFCLRWNNHQSTLISVFDTLLENETLVDCTLAAEGKFLKAHKVVLSACSPYFATLLQEQYDKHPIFILKDVKYQELRAMMDYMYRGEVNISQDQLAALLKAAESLQIKGLSDNRTGGGAAPKPESSGHHRGGKLSGAYTLEQTKRARLATGGAMDTSGDVSGSREGSSSPSRRRRKVRRRSMENDAHDNSNSSVLQAAASNQSILQQTGAGLAVSALVTTQLSSGPAAGTSSQASSTQQQQPLTSTNVTKKTESAKLTSSTAAPASGASASAAAVQQAHLHQHQQQAQTTSDAINTENVQAQSQGGAQGVQGDDEDIDEGSAVGGPNSASGPNSASASASAVHAGVVVKQLASVVDKSSSNHKHKIKDNSVSSVGSEMVIEPKAEYDDDAHDENVEDLTLDEEDMTMEELDQTAGTSQGGEGSSQTYATWQHDRSQDELGLMAQDAQQRDPQDFVLTWYQHACDQCGKSYKTRKSLSRHRRFECRFTTERPIFQCPSCNYAAKRSDNLTKHIKTHFAKMKKDFLPLAFQMQASTGIATKWEATA